A single genomic interval of Alkalispirochaeta americana harbors:
- a CDS encoding ABC transporter permease, with amino-acid sequence MLSSHGMQTEWVKEKLKKYGIVVVLFLMIVGLTIAEPNFLGRTNIFNILTQASIFGIMALGLTFVIISKGIDLSVGSILAFAGVVAASVAQSSLATNKYYPNLGELPLLIPILVALLIGLSCGALSGFFIAKTKIPPFIATLGMMTIARGFALIYTNGRPISNLDSMSVIGGRLFGVVPIPILIYAGAIALSWILLNNTKFGKNVYAIGGNATAAEVSGVDVDKNLIMIYAYSGLMAGLAAVVFAGRVGSVHPGAAQMYELTAIAATTIGGTSHSGGIGTIWGAVVGALVLAVMRNGFTLLGIDAYWQQVTEGAIIIAAVIIDMRKNARKD; translated from the coding sequence ATGCTGAGTTCGCACGGTATGCAGACGGAATGGGTTAAGGAAAAGCTGAAAAAATACGGTATCGTTGTCGTCTTGTTTCTGATGATTGTTGGTCTCACCATCGCTGAGCCCAACTTCCTGGGAAGAACAAACATCTTTAACATTCTCACCCAGGCATCGATCTTCGGGATCATGGCCCTGGGGCTCACCTTTGTCATCATTTCCAAGGGAATCGACCTCTCGGTTGGATCGATCCTGGCCTTTGCGGGGGTGGTGGCGGCCAGCGTGGCCCAGTCTTCCCTGGCAACCAACAAATACTATCCCAACCTGGGTGAGCTCCCCCTGCTGATCCCCATTCTGGTGGCTCTGCTGATCGGGCTTTCCTGTGGTGCGCTGAGCGGGTTTTTTATTGCCAAGACCAAGATTCCGCCCTTTATCGCAACCCTGGGTATGATGACGATTGCTCGCGGATTTGCCTTGATCTATACCAACGGACGTCCCATCAGCAACCTCGATTCCATGAGTGTTATCGGCGGTCGCCTGTTTGGCGTGGTCCCGATCCCGATCCTGATTTACGCCGGGGCGATCGCCCTGAGCTGGATTCTTCTGAATAACACCAAGTTCGGAAAGAACGTCTACGCCATCGGCGGGAACGCCACGGCCGCAGAGGTGTCCGGTGTGGATGTGGACAAGAACCTGATCATGATCTACGCCTACAGCGGACTCATGGCGGGCCTTGCCGCGGTGGTCTTCGCCGGTCGCGTGGGAAGTGTTCATCCCGGAGCCGCCCAGATGTACGAGCTCACGGCAATCGCCGCCACCACCATCGGTGGAACAAGTCACTCCGGTGGAATCGGAACGATCTGGGGAGCCGTTGTGGGTGCCCTGGTTCTGGCGGTGATGCGGAACGGTTTTACCCTCCTGGGGATCGATGCCTACTGGCAGCAGGTCACCGAGGGAGCAATCATCATTGCAGCGGTTATCATTGATATGCGGAAAAACGCCCGCAAGGATTGA
- the iolG gene encoding inositol 2-dehydrogenase, whose translation MKNIRIGSVGLGRLGLRHAENVASKIPGASLHALCDLDETLLAQTADRLGVPYRYTDFDQMVQNAEIDAVVIVSPSGLHTGQIEAALKAGKHVFTEKPLGVTVEECKTAERAVEAHPDRVFMIGFMRRFDESYMYAHEKVMRGDIGKPVLFRSYSQDPESSIEGAIKYAGHSGGQFLDMAVHDIDLARWFVGSEPQNVYAIGGCYAHPEFGQYNDGDNVSCLMKFQNDAMVFLFAGRTAPHGYNVETEIIGTTGILRIASVPQKNMVEVLDSHGVRRECSDNFLDRFESSYVREIQEFVDCIREDRKPSVSVYDGTKCTEIAYRCKEAFETGQLLEF comes from the coding sequence ATGAAGAACATTCGAATCGGATCGGTAGGGCTGGGGCGCCTTGGGTTGCGCCACGCCGAGAACGTTGCAAGCAAGATTCCCGGGGCGTCGTTGCACGCCCTGTGTGATCTGGACGAAACCCTCTTGGCCCAAACAGCGGATCGGCTGGGCGTGCCCTATCGCTATACCGACTTTGACCAGATGGTTCAGAACGCCGAGATCGATGCGGTGGTGATCGTCTCGCCCTCGGGGCTTCACACCGGCCAGATCGAGGCAGCCCTGAAAGCAGGCAAGCATGTCTTCACCGAGAAGCCCCTGGGGGTCACCGTGGAAGAGTGCAAAACGGCAGAACGGGCCGTGGAGGCTCACCCCGATCGGGTCTTCATGATCGGCTTCATGCGGCGTTTCGACGAATCCTATATGTATGCCCACGAGAAGGTGATGCGCGGGGACATTGGCAAGCCCGTGCTCTTCCGCTCCTACAGCCAGGACCCGGAAAGTTCCATCGAGGGGGCGATCAAGTACGCCGGCCACAGCGGAGGCCAGTTCCTGGATATGGCCGTTCACGATATCGATCTGGCCCGGTGGTTTGTGGGAAGCGAGCCCCAAAACGTCTACGCCATTGGAGGCTGCTATGCTCACCCCGAGTTCGGTCAGTACAACGACGGTGACAACGTATCGTGCCTCATGAAGTTCCAGAACGACGCCATGGTCTTTCTCTTCGCGGGACGGACAGCGCCCCACGGGTATAACGTGGAAACCGAGATCATCGGCACCACGGGAATTCTGCGGATCGCTTCGGTACCCCAGAAAAACATGGTGGAGGTTCTTGATTCTCACGGCGTGCGCCGGGAGTGCTCCGACAACTTTCTGGACCGCTTTGAATCCAGTTACGTCCGGGAAATCCAGGAGTTTGTGGACTGCATCCGGGAAGACCGGAAACCCTCGGTATCGGTCTACGACGGAACCAAATGTACCGAGATCGCCTATCGGTGCAAGGAAGCCTTCGAGACGGGTCAGCTTCTGGAGTTCTGA